One stretch of Streptomyces sp. MMBL 11-1 DNA includes these proteins:
- a CDS encoding antibiotic biosynthesis monooxygenase family protein, with translation MSETIIRPSGHLVTLVNVFDVDPVKQEELVTVLNEGLEKVFRHRPGFVSAHILASKDGSRVVNYVQWRSAQDIQNTLADPAAQEYARRTGALGKPAPAVYSVVAAVTAA, from the coding sequence ATGAGTGAGACGATAATTCGCCCGAGTGGCCATCTCGTAACTCTGGTCAATGTCTTCGATGTGGATCCGGTGAAACAGGAAGAACTCGTCACCGTACTCAACGAGGGACTTGAGAAGGTCTTCCGCCACCGGCCCGGATTCGTGTCCGCGCACATCCTCGCCTCCAAGGACGGCAGCCGCGTCGTGAACTACGTCCAGTGGCGCAGCGCGCAGGACATCCAGAACACCCTCGCCGACCCCGCCGCGCAGGAGTACGCGCGGCGCACGGGCGCGCTCGGAAAGCCCGCGCCCGCCGTGTACTCGGTGGTCGCGGCGGTCACCGCCGCCTGA
- a CDS encoding FAD-dependent monooxygenase, whose translation MSKAAQTAVVIAGAGIGGLTAALALHARGLPATVLEAAAEIRPLGVGINIQPAAVAELIGLGLGDALAATGIPTREHRYLNHRGATLWTEPRGAAAGHPAPQYSLHRGELQMLLLEAVKERLGARAIRTATEVRGFHQAGDRVFVHTTTPSGEAEVTEADVLIGADGLRSAVRSQLHPDEPPLRTTAVRMWRGLTELPAFIDGRTMIIAADDRASRFVAYPCSRRHAERGTVLLNWVCLAVAEGGGPGSGVEPGRLEDLLPHFADWEFDWLDIRGTLAASPEILHYPMVDRDPLPTWGDSRVTVLGDAAHPMYPIGANGASQAVLDGVAVAAELSGGGDPAAALHRYEAARRPATTAIVEANRAMDRSERALAARLDGDVSTELRTITDDYRAAVERP comes from the coding sequence ATGAGCAAGGCTGCACAGACCGCCGTCGTGATAGCCGGCGCGGGCATCGGAGGCCTCACGGCCGCGCTCGCCCTGCACGCACGAGGGCTCCCCGCCACCGTCCTGGAGGCCGCCGCGGAGATCCGGCCGCTCGGTGTCGGTATCAATATCCAGCCCGCGGCGGTCGCCGAGCTGATCGGACTCGGTCTCGGCGACGCTCTGGCGGCCACGGGGATACCCACCCGCGAGCACCGGTACCTGAACCACCGCGGGGCCACCCTGTGGACCGAACCGCGAGGTGCGGCGGCAGGTCATCCGGCGCCGCAGTACTCCCTCCACCGGGGCGAGTTGCAGATGCTGCTGCTCGAAGCGGTGAAGGAGCGGCTCGGGGCCCGGGCGATCCGCACCGCGACCGAGGTGCGCGGATTCCACCAGGCCGGAGACCGGGTGTTCGTGCACACGACCACGCCGTCCGGCGAGGCGGAGGTGACCGAGGCGGACGTGCTGATCGGCGCGGACGGACTGCGATCGGCGGTACGGTCCCAACTGCACCCGGACGAACCGCCCCTGCGCACGACGGCGGTGCGGATGTGGCGGGGGCTGACCGAGCTGCCCGCGTTCATCGACGGGCGGACGATGATCATCGCTGCCGACGACCGGGCCAGCCGGTTCGTCGCCTACCCGTGCTCCAGGCGGCACGCCGAGCGCGGCACCGTCCTGCTCAACTGGGTCTGCCTGGCCGTTGCCGAGGGCGGCGGCCCGGGCTCCGGTGTCGAACCGGGCCGACTGGAGGACCTGCTGCCGCACTTCGCGGACTGGGAGTTCGACTGGCTCGACATCCGCGGGACGCTCGCGGCCAGCCCCGAGATCCTGCACTACCCGATGGTCGACCGCGACCCGCTGCCCACCTGGGGCGACTCGCGGGTCACCGTCCTCGGTGACGCGGCCCATCCGATGTATCCCATCGGCGCGAACGGCGCGAGCCAGGCCGTCCTCGACGGTGTCGCGGTGGCGGCCGAGCTGTCCGGGGGCGGTGATCCCGCCGCCGCGCTCCACCGGTACGAGGCGGCCCGCCGGCCCGCCACGACCGCGATCGTGGAGGCCAACCGCGCGATGGACCGTTCCGAACGCGCCCTCGCCGCACGCCTGGACGGCGATGTCTCCACCGAACTCCGCACCATCACCGATGACTACCGCGCGGCCGTCGAACGGCCGTGA
- a CDS encoding UbiA family prenyltransferase, producing MSSTSATTLGSQLAEVFTDSRGVPVERAPLGTRLKYALVIRRIEFLPIHLVIGLVPTVLGARTWGELASVNAIVAFLFCVTHMQVADMLNALADRRLDATYKARQPQAVYGLGVRKVIVHIAVTTALYLGASVFLAVRTGHWDLVVIAFAGWLTGVQYSLPPLHLKSAGIRQLPTLQFGCVFIPGIFALRSFEHGLEWGSVVIIIGLSLALTGTFVTNHAEDYLEDRQFGIRTYVLALGIRRAMLVQSTMLAIGALLVLGAAWFASGFTWGLVLYAVVWVVTQRFMWTVTRGTRGSFDEALATVRKHALSLPYHGVAMGFTNVALALFVLGGR from the coding sequence GTGTCCAGCACGAGCGCCACCACACTCGGCTCACAACTCGCCGAGGTATTCACCGACTCCCGCGGCGTGCCCGTCGAACGTGCCCCCCTGGGCACGCGCCTCAAGTACGCCCTCGTCATCCGCCGCATCGAGTTCCTCCCGATCCACCTGGTCATCGGCCTCGTGCCGACCGTGCTGGGAGCCCGTACCTGGGGTGAACTCGCCTCGGTGAACGCGATCGTCGCCTTCCTGTTCTGCGTCACCCACATGCAGGTCGCGGACATGCTGAACGCCCTGGCCGACCGCCGGCTGGACGCCACGTACAAGGCCCGCCAGCCCCAGGCCGTCTACGGCCTGGGCGTACGCAAGGTCATCGTCCACATCGCGGTCACGACAGCCCTCTACCTCGGCGCGTCGGTCTTCCTCGCCGTCCGCACCGGCCACTGGGACCTGGTGGTGATCGCGTTCGCCGGCTGGCTGACGGGCGTCCAGTACTCGCTGCCCCCGCTGCATCTCAAGAGCGCCGGAATCCGGCAGCTGCCCACCCTGCAGTTCGGTTGCGTCTTCATCCCCGGCATCTTCGCCCTGCGGTCCTTCGAGCACGGCCTGGAGTGGGGCAGCGTCGTGATCATCATCGGCCTGTCGCTGGCGCTGACGGGCACGTTCGTCACCAACCACGCCGAGGACTACCTGGAGGACCGGCAGTTCGGCATCCGCACCTACGTCCTCGCCCTGGGGATCCGCCGGGCGATGCTGGTGCAGTCGACGATGCTCGCCATCGGCGCGCTCCTCGTCCTCGGCGCGGCCTGGTTCGCGTCCGGCTTCACCTGGGGGCTGGTCCTCTACGCCGTTGTCTGGGTGGTCACCCAGCGCTTCATGTGGACGGTCACCCGGGGCACCCGCGGCTCGTTCGACGAAGCGCTCGCCACCGTGCGCAAGCACGCGCTGTCGCTGCCGTACCACGGTGTGGCGATGGGCTTCACGAACGTGGCCCTGGCCCTCTTCGTCCTCGGGGGGCGCTGA